GGCAGCAACAGCTTGTTGTTGGGGAATAGTAGTTGGCCGCTCCGTTAATTTTAAACGGTGGCAACCAACCCCAATTGCTCCAGAAGAAACTAAAATAACTTCTTTTCCTTGATTTTTTAAATCAGTTAAAACAAAAGCTAATTTTTCAATGCGTTGTAAATTAATCGCGCCAGTCGGGTACATTAACGTACTGGTTCCAACCTTAATCACAATTCTTTTTAGTGTATTTAAATGAGCTCGGCTCAGTTCAACCATGATTTGTTTCCTCCAGTAATTGATGATCAGAAATAATCTGAAAAATAAGGCTCGCCTTGTGGAATCACTTGCTCCAAACTTCGTAACGTGCGACTATCTGTATCTATTCGCTCCAAACGAGCTAAATAAGAAGGACGACGATAACCCATTAACATTGTCGTTAAAGTTTGAATATCAAGTTTAACCGGACTGCCAATTGGCTCACTTGTTAAGGTTAAGGAACCTTCTTCATTAAAGGAAAGCCCAAATACTCCTTGATTCCATTCGAGCATCGGATCTTCGACTACAAAATGAAAATCAGGAACATAAACCATTTCAAATGGATATTCTTTAATAAATTCAGCGACATCGACAATTCGTGCCATAAAATTAGGTTGAATCGTCTCTACAATCTCACTATCTTCTAAAATAAAAGCAATCGGTTCATTCTTGTACAGATGTCCTTCAATTTTATCAATCATCGAAAAGTGAGCCGTGATAAAATTCCAAAGACCTTTACGCGCTTCTTGATTAATATAAAACATTTCTTTCATATGGAAGACATCTTCTGCAATCCAGTAAAAAAGGCAACCTGTCGGCTCGTCGTTTTCATCATAGTAAACAGCAGCAATTCGTTCGCCTTCATTCTCCCAACGCCAATATTCTTCCCAAGCCAACTCATCACGAATAAGAGCACCATGAGTAATACGCGCGAAAGCATCATAAACCGCAATCACATCTGGATGATCTAATTCCAGTCTCTCAACATAACCTGTGACAGGAACCGTTTTGGGAAGTTGCGTATCTTTAAAAGTAAAGGTCATTTTATCTGAAATGATTTCCCAACCCTTACGACGATAATAAGGGATAGAGTAGGGGAATAGATAAGAAATCCATTGTCCATTTTTGCGCATCATTTCTAAGCTTTCTTTCATTAAATGATGCATTAAACCCAAATTGGCATATTCAGGATATGTTCCCACACCAGTAAGTCCGCCCATTTTAAAAATTTTTCCACGAATATTTACTTCGCAAGGATAAATAGCTAGTTGTGAAATTAATTTTTCATCATCAAACCAGCCAATGACATCGGCTTTTCTTAATACGGGTCGTTTAGCTTTGACTAAATCATCATCTTCATAGCCAACTTCCTGTAAATCTTGGTTCGTCACTTGAAATACGTAACGCAAAAGTTCATTAAATTGTTCTAAATGCTGCATATCGACTGACTTCATTTTAAATTGTTTTGTCTGGTCCTCTAATGACATAAAAATCCCTCGCTCTTTTTAGTTAAAACCTGGAAGTTTCCCAGTTTTTTCATACCTAAGTTTATTATACCTATTTTAGCAGTTTCTATCCGAAAAAACTATCCTTTACGCTAGATTCACAATCAAGTTTGTTCTTTACATTTTTAAAAATAAATATTATAAAACAATGAGATTTTTTGTGATATTTCTTTACATTTAAAGTTAATTTTGTTTAAATGAAATTGAAGTAAGACATAGGCAAATAGTCGGAGGTGGTTCTATATAAGGTGAAACGTGGTAATTTTTTAGAAAGCGTTATCTTTAACTGTAAGACGAACAAATATAATTAAAAAGGAGCTTTTATATGACGAAAAAAGCAAACGTTTTATTATTAGCAAGTCTACTTTTATTCAGTTGCCTTATTTTTCCTATTGGTGCAAAAGCCGAAAGCAACCAACAAGAACCAATCATGATGGCCTATTATCGGACATGGCGCGATGTAACAATGCCACATGATGCCAATTCTAATCTCCCAGATGCAAATGTTACGGCAATGACAGATATTCCAGAAAATCTTGATATTGTCTCAGTCTTTCATTACGTAAAACCAGGTACGGATCAAATGAAATTTTGGAACACACTAAGAGACACCTATGTGCCAACATTGCATCAAAGAGGAACGCAAGTCGTGCGAACTATTGATATTAGCGAACTGTTGAAAGTCCCACATGTGGGAGCCAAACCAACGGAAGCTGAATATGATCGTTATGCAGATGAATTGATTGCCACTAATTTAACACCTTGGAATTTAGATGGACTTGATGTTGATATGGAATCGACTTTAACGAGTAGCCAAGAAGAAATGGCTGCTGGCGTCTTTAAAGCGCTAGGCAAGAAATTAGGACCAACCTCTGGCACAGGAAAATTATTGATTTATGATACAAATAAAGACAACCATTCCTTATATAAAAAAGTTGCCCAATACACTGATTATCTATTCTTACAAGCTTATGGCAGAAATCCTAGTTTATTAGATAAAACCTGGGATACCTATAAAAATACTATTAGCCCGCAACAATTTTTACCAGGAGTTTCATTCCCAGAAGAGCAAGATAAGAATCGTTGGGATGATACAATCGAACCTTACGAAACAAGCAGAGCCTATTCTTATGCAAAATGGAATCCAAAAGAGGGACCAAAAGGTGGCATGTTTGTTTATGCTATTGATCGAGATGGTAAGAAATTTGGTGACGATACAATCACGAAGACCGATTTTAGTTGGACGAAACGTTTGACGGATACAATGAAAGAATAACAATGAAAATCAATTTAAATTGTGATAAGGATTTTATTTTTGCACAATCTATTATTAAGAACTATTGACTCCAGATATAGAGAAAAGCCTACCATAAAACATTATGGTAGGCTTTTATAATTCATAAAAAAGAAAATACCCGTAGGTTTGATCTCCTTGTCCATTTGATATCACAGTAAAATTCCCAAAAAGTCATACTTAGTAAACCATAGTGAGTCAAAAAGAGCAGTTTAATCAACTCATTTTTTGATCGAATAAGTATTAATTTTTAAATAAGTGGTTATATTGATTTTGTCTCCAAAAGAATAATATCGAAGTTGGTTAGAGTGTTCTAATATAATAAGTTTTAATACGTAAATTAGTTATTCGGACTCATTTTTGATGAGACTATCCCGTTGAACTTTGTACGAAGAATTTGAATATCACTAGAAGATAGCTCATTACTAATGTAAGTAGCTTCAAAACGATCCAAATAGTTAAATAGGTCAGGAATAACGGAGGTTGAAATACTGATATCTGCCTGAGTAGTGTCTGAAGAGGATAAAAAAATAAGATTAAATTCATGAGAAAAGATTGAATTTATTTTCGAACATACTAAATTTTGGACAACCATGGATTGATCTGTAATGAACTTTAGGTAAATTGGTGGTTCAAAAAAAACTTGTTTTTCCACTATACTAAATAATAAGGTATATCGATAAAGAAGATATTTTCCGTTCTCAAAATTTTGTTCAGGATACTTGGTTTGTAGGTGTCTGATAAAACTAGTCATCTCATGGTATAAGCAAGGGTAATCATTGGCACTAATAATATCCGAATCATAGCCTCCCAAAGTACCAACAAAACCATTGTAAAAGCTAGCATGAATATGACTAGCTAAAGAATAAGTATCAAATAATCTGACATTTTCTTTAAGTAGGCGAAGTGAGTAATAATTTAATAGTTCTTCTTTGTGAATGACTAATGAGTAATAAGGATTAGAAGCTATTGACTGGTGGTTTTTAATAAAAAAATCGCCTAAAGTAGTTGTATAAATAAATGCCTCTGCCTGAAGTTGGCTTAAAAAGAAAATAGCCTCATTTTCAGTCCAATTTATAGGGCGCAAAAAAGATGTGTTATCTATAGTTTCAAGGTATTTTTTTGAAATAGTATTACAGACACTCTGAGTCTCATTTTCTATTACCGGATTGTGACCTAGTTTCCATCGATGATAGTTAACAGCGAATAAATAGCTTAATTTTTTTTGATAAGGATGATCCAAGGAAAGAAAGCTATCGCCAAGTAATTGCGTAAGAGTGGTTCGTACTTTTTGCTCAGAAATTGGAAAAGGCCAAGAAACTCCTTGATAAGTTGCCCAAAAAGCAAGATAAGCATAAAAACGAATTTGTAACTCATCACCAATTAAATAGTAGTAACGCTTTTTGCTTTTTAATTGTATATTAAATGGA
This Carnobacterium maltaromaticum DSM 20342 DNA region includes the following protein-coding sequences:
- a CDS encoding helix-turn-helix domain-containing protein; this encodes MELTKEARRILEQETLILLTLLLLINKQRDWISIDDLAKKTSYERRTIMKYLLKLKEQAEIFDSSQELIQVIKNNKVYCSFKDEIQLVMFITFIVEQSISVQLLKSIFFDEELNRIKFSTEHYISESTFRRTIHLFREQIIPFNIQLKSKKRYYYLIGDELQIRFYAYLAFWATYQGVSWPFPISEQKVRTTLTQLLGDSFLSLDHPYQKKLSYLFAVNYHRWKLGHNPVIENETQSVCNTISKKYLETIDNTSFLRPINWTENEAIFFLSQLQAEAFIYTTTLGDFFIKNHQSIASNPYYSLVIHKEELLNYYSLRLLKENVRLFDTYSLASHIHASFYNGFVGTLGGYDSDIISANDYPCLYHEMTSFIRHLQTKYPEQNFENGKYLLYRYTLLFSIVEKQVFFEPPIYLKFITDQSMVVQNLVCSKINSIFSHEFNLIFLSSSDTTQADISISTSVIPDLFNYLDRFEATYISNELSSSDIQILRTKFNGIVSSKMSPNN
- a CDS encoding GNAT family N-acetyltransferase gives rise to the protein MSLEDQTKQFKMKSVDMQHLEQFNELLRYVFQVTNQDLQEVGYEDDDLVKAKRPVLRKADVIGWFDDEKLISQLAIYPCEVNIRGKIFKMGGLTGVGTYPEYANLGLMHHLMKESLEMMRKNGQWISYLFPYSIPYYRRKGWEIISDKMTFTFKDTQLPKTVPVTGYVERLELDHPDVIAVYDAFARITHGALIRDELAWEEYWRWENEGERIAAVYYDENDEPTGCLFYWIAEDVFHMKEMFYINQEARKGLWNFITAHFSMIDKIEGHLYKNEPIAFILEDSEIVETIQPNFMARIVDVAEFIKEYPFEMVYVPDFHFVVEDPMLEWNQGVFGLSFNEEGSLTLTSEPIGSPVKLDIQTLTTMLMGYRRPSYLARLERIDTDSRTLRSLEQVIPQGEPYFSDYF
- a CDS encoding EndoS/ChiA family endoglycosidase; amino-acid sequence: MTKKANVLLLASLLLFSCLIFPIGAKAESNQQEPIMMAYYRTWRDVTMPHDANSNLPDANVTAMTDIPENLDIVSVFHYVKPGTDQMKFWNTLRDTYVPTLHQRGTQVVRTIDISELLKVPHVGAKPTEAEYDRYADELIATNLTPWNLDGLDVDMESTLTSSQEEMAAGVFKALGKKLGPTSGTGKLLIYDTNKDNHSLYKKVAQYTDYLFLQAYGRNPSLLDKTWDTYKNTISPQQFLPGVSFPEEQDKNRWDDTIEPYETSRAYSYAKWNPKEGPKGGMFVYAIDRDGKKFGDDTITKTDFSWTKRLTDTMKE